The sequence CAGCCCCATCGAGGTACGGATGTTGGGCAGCAGGGACAGCAGGTCGACGCCGGAGGCATGGGCCTCGGCGATACGGATCTGGTCGAGGATGAAGTCCAGGTCACCGCGCACCAGCTGCACGCCGGGGCCGCTCTCGGTGATGGCCGGGCCTGGTTCGACCGCCGTGGTCGGAGGTGGCGGAGTGAAGGCGGCTACCGCGTCGGTGGGCGCGGAGAACACCTGCTCGGTCACGCCATTGGCGTCCTGGTAGATGCCCTTGACCCGCAGCGACAGCCCGGCCACGTCCGGAGTGATGCGGAAGCGCAGGCCGTTGGCGCTCTGGAAGGCCAGGTCGCCAGCCGGGGCGGCGATGATGTCCTCGAACACACCGGTGCCCGGATTACGTTCCACCTGCCAGACATAGGTCACGTTGGTCAGGTCGCCGCCAGGGTTGTCGGCGTCGCTGACAGCGGCCGGCGATACGGTGAGGAAGTCGCCCACCTGCAGGTCGCCGCCATTGCTGTCGGTGATGGTCAGGCTGCCAACCGGCTCGGCGTTCAGGCCGGGGACCAGCACCTGGGTAGCGTCGGAGAACTGGATGCGCTCGATGTTTGTCAGGCGGTCGATGCCATCGCGGCCGGCCACCGAGTCAGTCACGGTGAAGGAACCGTCGGCATTGGCCACCACCGTGTAATCGGCGGCCAGGCCCTGGTAGTTGGCCGTGTCGAAGTCCGCTCCGCCATCGACCAGCTCACGCACTGCCACCAGCTGTCCCGGGTTGAAGGTGTGGTTCAGCATCAGCGGAATCAGGTCCACCATGCTGTCGAAGGTGGCGATCTCCGGTCCGGTGCCGTCGATGTTCTGGCGCACGCTGATGCGCACGTTGAGCATCAGGTCGCCGTCGATCAGGTCATTGCCGCCACGGCCTTCGATGATGTCGCTACCACCACCGCCGAGGATGATGTTGCCGCCGATGAAGGTGTCCACCAGGTCGTCCGCGGTGCCGAGGATGGCGTCCGCGCCGACCGAGGCCTGGTCACCGAGGAAGGCCCGCAGGCCGGTGATCAGGTCGAGGTTGGTGAGGGCGCCGCCAGTGGTGCCGCCATGGTCGATGATGGTGGTCGGGTCGACGTCGTCGCCGCGCAGGATGTCGGCGAAGGCGGAACCGGACAAACCCTCCACTTCGGCGAAGCGGTCGAAGATCGAGGCCGGCGATTGGGCCACCGGGAAGGCGATGTGGTCGCCCACCTCGCCGATGCCGAGGAACGCCGCCAGGGCCAGGTCGACGGTGACGCCGATGTTGTCGTTCTTGTAGGTGACCCAGTCATAGCCGGACATGCCGTCCATCTTGTCCTGGGCATCGCTGCCCACGAAGATGTCGTCGCCGCCCTCGCCGATCATCTCGTCGAAGCCGCCGCCGCCGACGAAGACGTCGTTGCCGATCACGTTGTCAGCCAGCAACGGGGCGAAGTTGTCGCCGGGCGCGCCGTCCTGGGTGCCCCATTCGATCCAGTCGTCGCCCTCGTTACCGGTGGGCGGCAGGCTGGTCTTGGCGCTATAGATGAAGTCGTCGCCCTGGCCGCCGAAGGTGATGGACATGTCTTCGCTGGTGACGATGAAGTCCTTGCCGTTGCCGCCCAGGATCAGGTTGCCGGCGCCGCCGGCCATCATGTTGCCGACATGGATCACGTCGTTGCCGTCACCGCCCTCCATGCGGTTGTCGCCACCGGCGTCGGTGATGATGTCGTCACCGGCACCGCCCATGACCGTGTCATTGCCGTAGCCGCCTTCCAGCACGTCGTCACCGGCATCGCCATAGAGGGTGTCGTCGCCCTCGCCGGCGATGAGGGTGTCGTTGAGGGCGGTGCCGCCGAGCACCACATGGTCCTCACCGGTGTAGCGCAGGTAGTTGGTTTCCACGGCGGCGGTGTTGGGGTCGTCGCGCATCACCAGCGGGGTGATTTCCACGCCGTTGATGACGATGCCACCGGTGGGATCATCGCGGCCCGTAACGCCGAGGCCGGTGTGCTGGGCGGCCTGGTTGACCTCCAGGATCCAGGTCGGGGTGGTGAAGATCGCGTTGGGCAGGTGAGTGGCATCGGTGTTGTTCATCACCAGCTTGGCGAACGAGTTGTTCTCCAGCTCGGTGCCGAAGTTCATCCCCGCAGTGCGCGACAGGTAATAGAAGCGGTCACCGTTCTGCAGCGCCTCCAACTGGGTCTCGAAGACGAAGTTGAAGGACGAGCCGAGCATGCCGCCGAAGGGCATCTTCTCTTCGGCCAGGCCGCCGATCCAGAAGTCCACCAGGTCCAGGCCGGTGGTGGTGACGCCATTGGCGGCGCTGGCCCAGGTGCCGGTGCTGTGCAGGAAGTCCAGGCGGTCCGCCGGCTCGCCGGCACCGCCCAGTACCAGCAGAGTGGCCGCGGCACGCTTGGCGGCCATGTCGACGGCGCCGGTGATGCTGGCGTGGGTGCCGTAGGCGGCGATGAAGTTGATCAGCGATTCCGGGTGCTTCAGGTGGTCGGCGAAGTCCACCCAACTGCTGTAGGGGGTCAGCTGCTCGTCGCCGGTCATGTTGTAGAACTCGCGACGTGCGGCGTTCAGCGAAGGAATGCCGGTGTCGCGGCCACGGGCGATGTTGATCGCCGCCAGGTCCAGCGGCAGGCCCACCAGGTTGTTGCGCAGCGCCTCGGTGACGAACTCGTCGATCTCGTTGCCCACGGTGCGGGTCAGGCCACGCACGATGGCGCCGGCCGCTTCCTCGGCGGTCGGCCCGCTGGCGGCGAACGCCAGGGGGTTGAGGAAGGCGGCGATCAGGCCGATCTGCTGGTCGTTGGTCGGGTGCAGCGGGTCGACGGTCACCGGGTTGAAGTTGGCGTCGAAGCGGTCGACGGTCTCGGTCAACATCGAGTGGCCGAAGCGGTAAACAGTGTGGGCGAACTCGGCGACGATGGACGGGTCGATGGTGGTGTCATAGCCGGACGGCGCCAGGAACTCATCCACCTGGGGCTGGATGGTGCGGGCGAACTCCTCGAACACCAGGTGCTGGTACTGCATCTCGGTGCCGAACTTGGCGGCCTGGAACAGCCGCTCACCGTTCCACTGCAGGGCGTCGATCTGTGCCGGGGTGATGGGGAAGGTCGCCGGCGCGGTGCCGGCCACCAGCCAGGGGCTGAGTTCGGCCAGGTTGTTGGAGGCCAGCAAGGTGGCCTTGGTCTGTTCCACCAGGCGGTTGTGCTCGGAGTGGAACACATGGTGCACGGTGGTCAGGCCGATGTTCTCGTTGACCCGGCCATCGCCGGCGATGAAGTGCGCATCCAGCAGTTCGCCGTCGTAGGTGCCGGCCGGCTGCACGCCGCCGATCACGCCATTGCCGTCGCGCACCAGGCCGGGAGCTGCCGACGGATCGGCGCTATGGGCGATATCGATGAGGAACTGGTGACCGGTGCCGACGGCACCGGCCAGGCTGATGCCCAGGCCGCCGTTGGCGGCGGGGTTGCCTTCGACCAGCACGTCATCCGCGGTACCCGCGATCCCGTCCGGGCCGGGGAATACCACCTGCGGGAAGCCATTCGGGCCCTTGATGAAGTTGCCGTAGGGGTCGGTGGCCAGCAGCGGCACGTCGAACACATTGGCGTCGGTCAGGTTGATCCCGAGGATGTCGCGGGCCTGGGCCTTGACCACCGCCCAGGTGGCCATGCCGCCGATTTCCACGTCATCGGCGGTGCCGAACTCACCGTCGGCGCCGAGCGCACGGTTGGTGATCAGCTTGCCGGTGGCATGGGGTTGGCCGTCGGCACCGAGCTCGTAGGCACGCAGGAATACCTGGTGCGACGGGTGCGAGCTGTAGGTCTGGTTCTGGTCGACGAAGGGCGATGTGGTGTTCTGCGCCTCGTGGTGCGTGTCGTCGGCGGTACCAAGAATGCCGTCGGCGCCGGGACCGTCCACCTGGGTGGAGCGCGTCAGCACCATGAAGTTGGTCGGGCTGCCGGGCACGAACAGGGGGTCATCCGGTTGCAACGGGATGAAGATGGTGTCGTTGCCGCCCTTGGTCACCAGGTCCAGGCCGTGGTCGAAGAACTGCCCGAAGAAGGTCATCCAGGCGTTGAACGGCGCCGACAGGCCGGCGTCCGGCGCAATGTTCGGGATGTACAGGGTCGGGGTGTCATCGGCGGTGCCGAACAGGCCATCCAGACCGGGGCTGGTGATGGTTGCCGAGCCGGGAGTCTGCGCGGCGGCCGCCACGGCCGCCGGGTTGTTGGCGGTCATGTCGACGATCAGGTTGCTGATGGTCCGCGGCTGGGTGTCGAACACGTTGCCCGTGGTCTGGGCATAGCTGGTGATCTGCGTGCCGGGAATGAACGGGTTGTCGCCGGCGGTACGGAACTGCGGGTCGAGCAGGCGCGGGAAGCTGTTGTCCGCCGCGCCGAATTCGCTCTGCCCGGTGAACAGGTTGTTGAACGAGCCGTCGATGGTGCGCAGCCCGAAAGGCACTTGCACGTTGGGTAGCAGGTCAGTGAGATCCTGGCCCGCAGCGTGGGCTTCGGAGATGAGAATCTGCTGAAGAATGAAGTCCAGGTCCGACAGGTTGAAATTGGCCATTTTGTTGTTTCCTCAATTCCGACTGCGTAGGGGCGTGCGCCATGGCAGCAAGGACATGCGCCACGCTTCGACTTGACTGCGGGATTTGGGGGACTAGATGACGCCTACCTTGAAGCGACGCTGGTACAAGCGCGATTCATGCTCTTCAGCAGGAGGTTCTATCCCTGGAGACGTCGGCGCGAAGACGCCGACGCCGGGTCATCGACCCGGCGGACCGTGAAATTCGGAAAGGTGCAGGACAATAGGCGCGATTGCCTCAGGGGATGGGTTTCGCGAAACAGTGCTCATGACGATCTCCCTAGCGTTGATTGTTTCCCGGCTAAGGCTGCAGCGCCCTCACGATGCAGCTGCCCGCAACACGAAACAATTTCTTACACACCTGACTAAAGATTCGTCGAAAAACACTGTCAAGCGACCGTCGGAACGACTATTTCCGACCAATTCGATCAATTAACTCATTGTTTTATAAGCTATTAATACCGAAATAAGTTCTTACAAAGATGCGAATGGATGGCACTTCGGGGCCATCCCCACCCATTCTGGGGGCCATCACCAACCGCTGAAAGCCCCGGAATAGAGCCATCCAAGCATTCTCACTCCGTTAATCCGCTGTTTGCCACCGCCCGGAAGGCCCAGGCCATTCCTTGCAAAATCCACGATTAAGTGAGTCAGAAAACCGTCTTTTCCGAAGGGATGAGGGATGGGAGCGAGCCCCCCGGATTGCATCCGGGCTACTGCGCGGGCATTACCTGGATAAGCGCCGGGTGCGCCCTCAGGCCAGGCGGATGCCCGGACTGCGGCTGGCCACTTCCAGCTCACCGATCTTTTCCAGCCGCGCCCGTACGATGTTGCGGCTGATGCCCAGCAGGCGTGCCGTCTGCAGCTGGTTGCCGTGGCAGAAGCGGTAGGCGGAGCGGAACAGCCGCTCCTCGATCTGTTCATAGAGATCCGGATGGTTCTCCTCGAACAGCGCCCGCAGGGCCTCTTCCAGGTCGGCCGGTCGCGCGGAGGCCTGGGAAGGGTCGTGCCGCGTGGCGGCCAGGCGCATGTCCACCAGGTGCAGGTCCGCCGGCTGCACCTGGCGGTTACGGCAAACCAGCAGGGCGTGGTGGATGGCGTTTTCCAGTTCGCGGATATTGCCCGGCCAGCTGTGGCCGAGCAGCTTGCGTTCGGCCTCCTCGCTGAGGGTCGCCGGGGTGTAGCCCAGGCGCCGGCAGTGCTCGTCGAGGAAGAAGGCGGCCAGGGGCAGGATGTCGCCCTTGCGCTCGCGCAGGGGCGGCAGCTTGATGCTGGCCACGTGCAGTCGATAGAAGAGGTCCTCGCGGAAGTGTCCCGCGATCACCGCGTCCGCCAGATTGACGTTGGTCGCGGCCACCAGGCGCACATCGATGGGGATGGGTGTGCGCGAGCCCAGCCGCACCACCTCGCGCTCCTGCAACACCCGCAACAGCTTCACCTGCATGTTCAGCGGCAGGTCACCGATCTCGTCGAGAAACAGCGTGCCGCCGTTGGCCGCTTCGAACCAGCCGGCCTTGCTGCCGGTCGCGCCGGTGAAGGCGCCCTTCTCGTGGCCGAACAGCTCGCTCTCCACCAGGGTTTCCGCGAAGGCACCGCAGTTCACCGCGACGAAGGGGCCGCCAGCGCGGCGGCTGAGGTTGTGGATATGTCGGGCCACCAGCTCCTTGCCGGTACCGGTTTCGCCAATGATCAAGGCATTGGCCTCGCTGGGCGCCAGGCGCTCGATGCGGCCAAGCAGTTCCTCGGAGACCGGGTCCTTGAACACCAGCACGGTGGCCCGTACGGATTTGGTCAGTTCACGGGCATTGGGGAGAGTAAGCAGAGACATGGTGCATTCCTGGCATCCGAAAGCGCAGCTGCATCATGCCCGAACCCATATAGATTAAAAAATTATTGATTGATATTTATATATTCGATTAATGCATATATCGATTTTCTCGCCAAGTGTTGCCCAGGCAACACTTCATCAGCACAACTGTTGCCTTTTGATCAGCCATTGCCTGTAAACCGCGGCGAAATGCCCGGAATTCGCACACTTGGCGCCTTGGTACGCCCCTTGCTCTGGCTTGCTGCACACCGTGCAACATCACTAGGAATACCCCATGAGCAAACCGATCAACGTGGTCGCCGTCACCGGCAGCACCTTTCGCCCCTCCCGCACCCTGGTGCTGACCCAGGCCATAGTCGCCGAGCTGGGCAAGCACCTGCCCATCCGCAGCCACCTCATCGAACTGGGCGACATCGCCCGCTCCGTGGGCGGCGCGCTGTCGCGCAAGGAGCTGCCGGAGACCGTCGAGCACGAGCTGCGCGCCATCGAGACCGCCGACCTGCTGGTGGTGGCCACCCCCGTCTATCGCGGCTCCTACCCCGGCCAGTTCAAGCACCTGTTCGACCTGATCGACCTCAACGCCCTGGTGGACACCCCGGTGCTGCTGGCCGCCACCGGTGGCAGCGAGCGCCACGCCCTGGTCCTCGACCACCAGCTGCGCCCGCTGTTCAGCTTCTTCCAGTCGCTGACACTGCCCATCGGCGTCTACGCCTCAGAGGCCGATTTCGACAACTACCAGATTGCCAGCGACGCCCTGAAAGCCCGCATCGCCCTCGCCGCCGAGCGCGCCGTACCACTGTTCGCCGACAACGCCGCCGACCTGCTGAAGATCGCCTGAAGGACCCGACATGAACGTTTTCTGGTTTCTCCCCACCCACGGCGACGGCCATTTCCTCGGCACCAGCCAGGGCGCCCGGCCGGTCTCCCTGCCCTACCTCAAGCAGGTAGCGCAGGCCGCCGACAGCCTCGGCTACTACGGCGTGCTGATCCCCACCGGCCGCTCCTGCGAGGACTCCTGGGTGGTGGCCTCGGCCCTGGCGCCGCTGACCGAGCGCCTGCGCTACCTGGTGGCGATCCGCCCGGGGATCATCTCGCCCACGGTTTCCGCGCGCATGGCCGCCACCCTCGACCGCCTCTCCGGCGGCCGCCTGCTGATCAACGTGGTCACCGGCGGCGACCCGGACGAGAATCGCGGCGATGGCATCCATCTCAGCCACGCCGAGCGCTATGAAGTCACCGACGAATTCCTGCGCATCTGGCGCCGCGTGCTGCAGGGCGAAGCCGTGGACTTCGCCGGCAAGCACCTGCAGGTGGAGAACGCCAAGGCCCTCTACCCGCCCATCCAGAAGCCCTACCCGCCGCTCTACTTCGGCGGTTCCTCCGATGCGGCCCATGACCTGGCCGGTGAACAGGTGGACGTCTACCTGACCTGGGGCGAGCCGCCGGAGGCCGTGGCGAAGAAGATCGCCGACGTGCGCGAACGCGCCGCCCGCCATGGCCGCACCGTCAAGTTCGGCATCCGCCTGCACGTGATCGTCCGGGAAACCGCCGAGGAGGCCTGGAGCGCGGCCAGCAAGCTGATCGAACACATCTCCGATGAGACCATCGCCGCCGCCCAGCAGTCCTTCGCCCGCTTCGACTCCGAAGGCCAGCGGCGCATGGCCGCGCTGCACGGCGGGCGTCGCGACAACCTGGAAATCGCCCCCAACCTCTGGGCCGGCGTGGGCCTGGTTCGCGGCGGCGCCGGCACCGCCCTGGTGGGCGACCCGCAGCAAGTGGCGGCACGCATCAAGGAATACGCCGACCTCGGCATCGAAAGCTTCATCTTCTCCGGCTACCCGCACCTGGAAGAGGCCTACCGCTTCGCCGAGCTGGTGTTCCCGCTACTGCCCGAGCCCTACGCGAGCCTGGCCGGACGCGGCGTCACCAACCTCACCGGGCCCTTCGGCGAGATGATCGCCAACGACGTGCTGCCGGCCACCCGGCAGGCGGCCGGCTGAGGCACTCAGTTGCGCGCAGCCGCTTGCGCGCCCCGGGCCAGAGTCCAGTCCAGAACCTCGGCGGAGAGCCGGTCGGCGGCCAGGCCGAAGGCTCTCACCACCTGGTCCGGAGCCGCGCCCGAGGCCGCCTCGCGCACCTCGAAGCGGCGGCTGGCGAGCATGCGCCGGCTGGCGCTGTGCTCCAGGCGCGCCTCCAGCAGGATATGCACCTCCACCCTGCCCCCCTGGTACTCGCTCTGGAAGGCGCGCAGGTCGCCGGCCAGCACCAGGTCGGTGACCAGTTGGCTGTCGTCGCTGCTGACCGCGGGGATTCGGCCG is a genomic window of Pseudomonas resinovorans NBRC 106553 containing:
- a CDS encoding sigma-54-dependent Fis family transcriptional regulator, which translates into the protein MSLLTLPNARELTKSVRATVLVFKDPVSEELLGRIERLAPSEANALIIGETGTGKELVARHIHNLSRRAGGPFVAVNCGAFAETLVESELFGHEKGAFTGATGSKAGWFEAANGGTLFLDEIGDLPLNMQVKLLRVLQEREVVRLGSRTPIPIDVRLVAATNVNLADAVIAGHFREDLFYRLHVASIKLPPLRERKGDILPLAAFFLDEHCRRLGYTPATLSEEAERKLLGHSWPGNIRELENAIHHALLVCRNRQVQPADLHLVDMRLAATRHDPSQASARPADLEEALRALFEENHPDLYEQIEERLFRSAYRFCHGNQLQTARLLGISRNIVRARLEKIGELEVASRSPGIRLA
- the msuE gene encoding FMN reductase, which encodes MSKPINVVAVTGSTFRPSRTLVLTQAIVAELGKHLPIRSHLIELGDIARSVGGALSRKELPETVEHELRAIETADLLVVATPVYRGSYPGQFKHLFDLIDLNALVDTPVLLAATGGSERHALVLDHQLRPLFSFFQSLTLPIGVYASEADFDNYQIASDALKARIALAAERAVPLFADNAADLLKIA
- the ssuD gene encoding FMNH2-dependent alkanesulfonate monooxygenase, translating into MNVFWFLPTHGDGHFLGTSQGARPVSLPYLKQVAQAADSLGYYGVLIPTGRSCEDSWVVASALAPLTERLRYLVAIRPGIISPTVSARMAATLDRLSGGRLLINVVTGGDPDENRGDGIHLSHAERYEVTDEFLRIWRRVLQGEAVDFAGKHLQVENAKALYPPIQKPYPPLYFGGSSDAAHDLAGEQVDVYLTWGEPPEAVAKKIADVRERAARHGRTVKFGIRLHVIVRETAEEAWSAASKLIEHISDETIAAAQQSFARFDSEGQRRMAALHGGRRDNLEIAPNLWAGVGLVRGGAGTALVGDPQQVAARIKEYADLGIESFIFSGYPHLEEAYRFAELVFPLLPEPYASLAGRGVTNLTGPFGEMIANDVLPATRQAAG
- a CDS encoding ABC-type transport auxiliary lipoprotein family protein, whose protein sequence is MKPLIPLAVLLLLGACSILPQGETLTVYQLPASQGARAQAAPVDWALQVNRPLAPPLLDSTRIAVLPEGDRISAYQGVRWDDRGPLLLRDRMIEAFRADGRIPAVSSDDSQLVTDLVLAGDLRAFQSEYQGGRVEVHILLEARLEHSASRRMLASRRFEVREAASGAAPDQVVRAFGLAADRLSAEVLDWTLARGAQAAARN